The proteins below come from a single Stigmatopora argus isolate UIUO_Sarg chromosome 11, RoL_Sarg_1.0, whole genome shotgun sequence genomic window:
- the cacul1 gene encoding CDK2-associated and cullin domain-containing protein 1 isoform X2 codes for MEAMEDDSSDVKDDHNHNYCGNDSSKVQMRSGSRLSDGTTFPQPQPLCLAPPGGEDRSVRRSLLCSTSGSKIMDSDSGSECSEETECATPAAASAQDNLTVDSTSKFELNATAVQDYRNNHWPNLEKAIERLLIQNPTDHISVSYAQIYSYVYKCVCQQHSELLYSDLKSKIANHLHRVSAELHNIPLENLIESFNEALTQYVASLQCIVPVFMYLNKFYIESKLNRDLKQDLMNLFADQVAEKYVNALMPLLIKAHTVPFKVQPSTMASVVKGLHSLKPEWAQLAPVLFSDFIPQVKPPAMESLLLEYAAHDQKLQMELSLNGFSRGDQSLKRASDDL; via the exons ATGGAGGCTATGGAAGATGACAGCTCGGACGTGAAAGATGATCATAATCATAACTATTGTGGGAACGATAGCAGTAAGGTCCAGATGCGTTCAGGCAGCCGGCTGTCTGACGGGACAACTTTCCCTCAGCCTCAACCCCTCTGCTTAGCGCCTCCGGGAGGGGAAGATCGCTCGGTTCGGAGGAGTTTACTATGCAGCACTTCGGGTTCCAAGATCATGGACTCGGATTCTGGCAGCGAGTGTAGCGAAGAGACCGAATGCGCGACCCCGGCGGCCGCCTCTGCTCAAGACAACTTGACCGTCGACTCCACTTCCAAGTTTG AACTGAACGCAACGGCCGTGCAAGACTATCGCAACAACCACTGGCCAAACCTGGAGAAGGCCATTGAGCGACTGCTTATTCAAAATCCCACGGACCACATCTCCGTTTCATATGCTCAGATATACAG TTATGTCTACAAGTGTGTTTGCCAGCAACACTCAGAGTTGCTTTACAGTGACCTGAAATCCAAAATCGCGAATCATCTCCACCGAGTGTCCGCCGAGCTGCAC AACATCCCACTGGAAAACCTGATTGAAAGCTTCAACGAAGCGTTGACGCAATATGTTGCATCTCTTCAGTGTATTGTCCCAGTTTTTATGTATTtg AACAAGTTCTACATCGAGTCAAAACTCAATCGTGACCTGAAACAGGATCTGATGAACCTGTTTGCTGATCAAGTTGCCGAGAAATATGTCAACGCGCTCATGC CTCTTCTCATTAAAGCTCACACGGTGCCCTTCAAAGTGCAGCCATCAACAATGGCCAGTGTGGTGAAAGGACTGCACAGCCTCAAACCAG AGTGGGCACAGTTGGCCCCTGTTCTTTTCTCTGACTTTATTCCTCAAGTCAAACCCCCCGCTATGGAGTCTCTACTTCTGGAGTACGCTGCTCATGACCAGAAGCTTCAGATGGAACTATCCTTGAACGGCTTTTCACG AGGTGATCAGTCCCTCAAACGAGCCAGCGATGACCTCTAA
- the cacul1 gene encoding CDK2-associated and cullin domain-containing protein 1 isoform X1 yields MEAMEDDSSDVKDDHNHNYCGNDSTPPGGEDRSVRRSLLCSTSGSKIMDSDSGSECSEETECATPAAASAQDNLTVDSTSKFELNATAVQDYRNNHWPNLEKAIERLLIQNPTDHISVSYAQIYSYVYKCVCQQHSELLYSDLKSKIANHLHRVSAELHNIPLENLIESFNEALTQYVASLQCIVPVFMYLNKFYIESKLNRDLKQDLMNLFADQVAEKYVNALMPLLIKAHTVPFKVQPSTMASVVKGLHSLKPEWAQLAPVLFSDFIPQVKPPAMESLLLEYAAHDQKLQMELSLNGFSRGDQSLKRASDDL; encoded by the exons ATGGAGGCTATGGAAGATGACAGCTCGGACGTGAAAGATGATCATAATCATAACTATTGTGGGAACGATAGCA CGCCTCCGGGAGGGGAAGATCGCTCGGTTCGGAGGAGTTTACTATGCAGCACTTCGGGTTCCAAGATCATGGACTCGGATTCTGGCAGCGAGTGTAGCGAAGAGACCGAATGCGCGACCCCGGCGGCCGCCTCTGCTCAAGACAACTTGACCGTCGACTCCACTTCCAAGTTTG AACTGAACGCAACGGCCGTGCAAGACTATCGCAACAACCACTGGCCAAACCTGGAGAAGGCCATTGAGCGACTGCTTATTCAAAATCCCACGGACCACATCTCCGTTTCATATGCTCAGATATACAG TTATGTCTACAAGTGTGTTTGCCAGCAACACTCAGAGTTGCTTTACAGTGACCTGAAATCCAAAATCGCGAATCATCTCCACCGAGTGTCCGCCGAGCTGCAC AACATCCCACTGGAAAACCTGATTGAAAGCTTCAACGAAGCGTTGACGCAATATGTTGCATCTCTTCAGTGTATTGTCCCAGTTTTTATGTATTtg AACAAGTTCTACATCGAGTCAAAACTCAATCGTGACCTGAAACAGGATCTGATGAACCTGTTTGCTGATCAAGTTGCCGAGAAATATGTCAACGCGCTCATGC CTCTTCTCATTAAAGCTCACACGGTGCCCTTCAAAGTGCAGCCATCAACAATGGCCAGTGTGGTGAAAGGACTGCACAGCCTCAAACCAG AGTGGGCACAGTTGGCCCCTGTTCTTTTCTCTGACTTTATTCCTCAAGTCAAACCCCCCGCTATGGAGTCTCTACTTCTGGAGTACGCTGCTCATGACCAGAAGCTTCAGATGGAACTATCCTTGAACGGCTTTTCACG AGGTGATCAGTCCCTCAAACGAGCCAGCGATGACCTCTAA